Proteins from a single region of Runella sp. SP2:
- a CDS encoding dihydroorotase, translated as MTTLLITNARLVNEGKITTQDVFIKDGFIEQIGANLSHLSVSQLIDAQGKYLLPGVIDDQVHFREPGLTHKASIYTEAKAAVAGGTTSFMEMPNTVPNALTQGLLEDKYQIAAHTSLANYSFFMGASNDNYDEVMKTICPDVCGIKIFMGSSTGNMLVDAPEVLEKLFANAPCLIATHCEDEPTVKQRTAMFREQYGNDVPYDIHALVRNEEACYKSSAMAVELAKKHGTRLHILHISTGDETSLFEVGAYGDSTVAMSEKRKKRITSEACVHHLWFDSEDYRRLGTQIKCNPAIKAAHHKAQILQAVLDNRIDVIATDHAPHTWDEKSKGYWEAPSGLPLVQHSLNMMLEFVQQGKISIERVVEKMSHAVADVFAIDRRGYIREGYWADLVLVDLNDTTTVSKENILFKCGWSPLEGTTLHSRVTHTLVSGHLVYANGVFDESAKGKRLRFER; from the coding sequence ATGACTACGCTTCTAATTACCAATGCACGTCTTGTCAACGAGGGCAAAATCACCACGCAAGATGTCTTTATCAAAGACGGTTTTATCGAACAAATTGGGGCAAATCTGAGCCATTTGTCGGTCTCGCAATTGATTGATGCCCAAGGAAAATACTTGCTTCCAGGGGTCATCGACGACCAAGTGCATTTCAGGGAGCCTGGCCTTACGCACAAGGCATCGATTTATACCGAGGCCAAAGCAGCAGTAGCAGGTGGAACAACTTCGTTTATGGAAATGCCCAATACCGTCCCTAATGCGCTGACACAGGGGTTGTTAGAAGATAAATACCAAATTGCGGCGCACACGTCGTTGGCCAACTATTCGTTTTTCATGGGGGCTTCCAACGACAACTACGACGAGGTGATGAAGACCATTTGTCCCGATGTTTGTGGGATAAAAATTTTTATGGGCTCGTCCACGGGTAACATGCTCGTAGATGCGCCCGAAGTACTCGAAAAGTTGTTTGCCAATGCTCCTTGTTTGATTGCAACCCACTGCGAAGACGAGCCTACGGTAAAACAACGTACGGCCATGTTTAGAGAACAATATGGCAACGACGTTCCGTACGACATTCACGCGCTGGTGCGCAACGAAGAAGCCTGCTACAAATCGTCGGCGATGGCGGTAGAATTGGCTAAAAAACACGGAACGCGTCTCCATATACTTCACATTTCGACGGGCGACGAAACGAGCTTGTTTGAGGTGGGTGCCTACGGTGACTCGACCGTAGCGATGTCCGAAAAACGCAAAAAACGCATTACATCGGAGGCTTGTGTGCATCACCTTTGGTTCGACTCGGAAGACTACCGTCGTTTGGGAACCCAAATCAAATGTAACCCCGCGATTAAGGCCGCGCATCACAAAGCTCAGATTTTACAAGCAGTCCTTGATAATCGCATCGACGTCATCGCGACCGACCACGCGCCGCACACGTGGGACGAAAAATCAAAAGGCTACTGGGAGGCCCCGTCGGGCTTGCCGTTGGTACAACATTCGCTCAACATGATGTTGGAGTTTGTGCAGCAGGGTAAAATTTCAATCGAGCGCGTGGTAGAGAAAATGAGCCATGCCGTTGCTGACGTGTTTGCCATTGACCGCCGTGGGTACATCCGCGAAGGATATTGGGCCGATTTGGTGTTGGTGGACTTGAACGACACGACGACAGTTTCTAAAGAAAACATTCTTTTCAAGTGCGGTTGGTCGCCGTTGGAAGGGACAACGCTTCATTCGCGCGTAACGCACACACTCGTATCGGGGCATTTGGTGTATGCCAATGGCGTTTTTGATGAATCTGCGAAGGGTAAGCGTTTGCGGTTTGAGCGGTAG
- the gmd gene encoding GDP-mannose 4,6-dehydratase: MKKRALITGITGQDGAYLAEFLLNKGYEVHGIKRRSSLFNTQRIDHLYEDPHENDVRLVLHYGDLSDSTNIIRLIQEIQPDEIYNLGAQSHVRVSFDEPEYTAQVDGLGTMRILEAVRLLGLTKKTRVYQASTSELYGLVQAVPQSEATPFYPRSPYAVAKLYGYWITVNYREAYDMFAVNGILFNHESPLRGETFVTRKITRAVARIALGLQEKVFLGNLDAQRDWGHAKDYVEAMWLMLQQDTPEDFVIATGKTTYIRDFVRMAFAEVGIELEFKGEGVEETAVVVKCNNPSYQLPVGKEVVGIDPRYFRPTEVDLLIGDPTKANTKLGWIPKYDLPALVKEMVEADLDIFKRDQLLEREGHRTLNYYE, encoded by the coding sequence ATGAAAAAACGCGCACTCATTACGGGTATCACGGGTCAGGATGGAGCTTATTTGGCCGAATTTTTACTAAATAAAGGATACGAAGTTCACGGCATCAAACGCCGTAGTTCGTTGTTTAACACCCAACGTATCGACCACCTCTACGAAGACCCTCACGAAAACGACGTTCGTTTGGTGCTTCACTATGGAGATTTATCGGACTCGACCAATATCATTCGATTGATTCAGGAAATCCAGCCTGATGAAATTTATAACCTAGGAGCGCAGTCGCACGTACGAGTGAGTTTCGACGAACCTGAATATACCGCGCAAGTTGACGGTTTAGGGACGATGCGTATTTTGGAAGCAGTTCGTTTATTGGGTCTTACCAAGAAAACGCGTGTCTATCAAGCCTCTACGTCCGAATTGTACGGTTTAGTACAGGCCGTTCCCCAATCAGAAGCTACGCCTTTTTATCCACGTTCTCCTTATGCCGTGGCTAAATTATACGGCTACTGGATTACGGTCAATTACCGCGAAGCCTACGATATGTTTGCGGTAAACGGGATTTTATTCAACCACGAATCGCCCCTTCGCGGCGAAACATTCGTGACGCGTAAAATCACCCGCGCCGTAGCACGTATCGCTTTGGGGCTACAAGAGAAAGTATTTTTGGGCAACCTTGATGCCCAACGCGACTGGGGCCACGCCAAAGATTATGTAGAAGCGATGTGGTTGATGTTGCAACAAGACACTCCTGAGGACTTTGTCATTGCCACGGGCAAAACAACTTACATTCGTGATTTTGTGCGCATGGCGTTTGCCGAAGTAGGCATTGAGTTAGAATTTAAAGGCGAAGGCGTGGAAGAAACAGCCGTTGTTGTTAAGTGCAACAACCCAAGTTATCAACTACCTGTGGGCAAAGAAGTGGTAGGCATCGACCCACGTTATTTCCGTCCAACCGAAGTCGATTTGTTAATTGGCGACCCTACCAAAGCCAACACAAAACTAGGCTGGATTCCTAAATACGACCTTCCTGCGCTCGTCAAAGAAATGGTAGAGGCAGATTTGGACATCTTTAAGCGCGACCAACTGCTCGAACGCGAAGGCCACCGTACGTTGAACTACTACGAATAG
- a CDS encoding SPOR domain-containing protein: protein MIFKYLALGMASAVLLIGCVTSKPVGTKSTTTVDPYSTYDEDFTAIRPRYKETVTSESATAKKPEVKRVLSDQPLHINRQLDAVVDTIALRNKSIRFAGGFRIQIYVGNTRKEADDARLYSYQTFPELNPYMVYNQPTYRIRIGDFMTRLDAERYLQQVRQRYESAVVVPEKIDLKKSLLVK from the coding sequence ATGATTTTCAAGTATTTGGCATTGGGAATGGCGTCAGCAGTACTATTGATTGGTTGTGTTACCTCCAAACCCGTCGGCACGAAATCAACCACCACTGTGGACCCTTACAGTACGTATGACGAAGACTTTACGGCAATTCGTCCGCGTTACAAAGAAACCGTAACTTCGGAAAGCGCTACGGCCAAAAAGCCCGAAGTAAAACGCGTACTTTCGGACCAACCATTGCACATCAATCGCCAATTAGACGCGGTTGTGGATACGATTGCGCTTCGCAACAAGTCGATTCGGTTTGCGGGAGGCTTCCGCATTCAGATTTACGTTGGAAACACCCGTAAAGAAGCCGACGATGCCCGCTTGTATTCGTACCAAACTTTTCCCGAACTCAACCCATATATGGTATATAACCAACCCACGTATCGGATTCGGATTGGCGATTTTATGACACGCTTAGACGCCGAGCGTTATCTTCAACAAGTACGTCAACGCTACGAATCAGCGGTAGTTGTGCCTGAGAAAATAGATTTGAAGAAGAGTCTATTGGTAAAATAG
- a CDS encoding DUF3857 domain-containing protein — protein MKRLLWIVFLTTSVLRAQNVAFKKLIDNSPLDTKLATLTESEQKESGVMLRHQLYVEYTFDSLGQLSCLQGIVKRIRINDSKAIEMYNKIVLPVPNTNDLLYLKARSISKNGTVKEVGMEAVKELEEQGRVYKILAVEGLEIGGELEYTTLFRRSSSLFGGEILQSDIPVRKVEVKIITPAYLQFEAKVYNAPATISSDTLNEKRTISVGLQNLSPIYEEKYANLKANLIRLDYKLSYNLSRGPERLYTWQSAAETFFDYLRSGIDDSKKDIDALLAKEKIKGLAPELAIKKLENYVKTNIALKEEEDADVASDVLKKQYASKAGMMKLYIAALESLNIPYEIVIGCSRADAVFDPKFESWNFLDEYLLYFPTTKKFLDPGSPIFRYGMIDQTMEGNQALFIKKKKEGNDIVPESEIRLVPFSTIADNHDDLLVDVSFSPTMDQIQGKVTRQMTGHQAAQLRPYYHFVKAEEERKALTNEIVKSTLKPDVTYTNPQIKNTNLNSDEVNKPFIFSVDIVLKSVVERAGKKYLFKVGELIGPQVEMYNERARQYPIDMGNAHAYKRLMKVKIPEGYKVSGLESLRRNITDGRNPAVMGFVSDYKLEGNLLTITIDEFYKEVLQPIDIYEPFQKVINAAADFNKVTLLLEKK, from the coding sequence ATGAAACGACTCCTTTGGATAGTATTCCTCACCACATCAGTGCTTCGTGCGCAAAACGTAGCTTTCAAAAAACTCATTGACAACAGCCCCCTTGACACCAAACTGGCAACGCTGACCGAGAGCGAACAAAAAGAATCGGGCGTGATGCTTCGTCATCAACTTTATGTCGAATATACCTTCGATTCACTTGGGCAATTATCGTGCTTACAAGGCATTGTGAAGCGCATTCGTATCAATGACTCCAAGGCCATTGAGATGTATAACAAAATCGTTCTGCCTGTTCCCAACACCAACGACCTCCTTTACCTCAAAGCCCGCAGCATTAGCAAAAATGGGACGGTCAAAGAAGTAGGAATGGAAGCCGTGAAAGAGTTGGAAGAACAAGGACGGGTGTATAAAATTTTGGCCGTAGAAGGGCTTGAAATTGGTGGAGAATTGGAATATACCACGCTTTTTCGCCGTAGTAGTTCGCTGTTTGGGGGAGAAATTCTCCAAAGCGACATTCCCGTTCGGAAGGTAGAGGTAAAAATCATTACTCCTGCCTATCTTCAGTTTGAGGCCAAAGTGTATAATGCCCCCGCCACGATTTCGTCGGATACCCTCAATGAAAAGCGTACAATTTCAGTGGGACTTCAAAACCTTTCCCCAATTTATGAGGAAAAGTACGCCAACCTCAAAGCCAACTTAATCCGCCTCGATTACAAACTTTCGTACAACCTTAGTCGCGGCCCCGAACGCCTTTATACGTGGCAAAGTGCCGCCGAAACGTTCTTTGATTACCTTCGGTCGGGGATAGATGATTCGAAAAAAGACATTGATGCTTTACTGGCCAAGGAAAAAATCAAAGGGTTAGCACCTGAGTTGGCAATAAAAAAATTAGAAAATTACGTCAAAACCAACATTGCGTTGAAAGAAGAAGAGGACGCCGACGTGGCTTCGGATGTGCTCAAAAAGCAGTATGCCTCAAAAGCAGGCATGATGAAACTGTACATCGCGGCCCTCGAATCGTTGAACATTCCGTACGAAATTGTCATTGGATGTAGTCGGGCTGATGCGGTCTTTGATCCAAAATTTGAATCCTGGAATTTTTTGGATGAATACCTGCTCTATTTTCCAACCACCAAGAAGTTTTTGGACCCAGGTAGTCCGATTTTCCGTTACGGGATGATTGACCAAACGATGGAAGGAAATCAGGCATTATTTATTAAAAAGAAAAAAGAAGGCAACGACATCGTGCCCGAAAGTGAGATTCGTTTGGTACCTTTCTCCACCATCGCCGACAACCACGACGACTTGTTGGTGGACGTGTCGTTTTCGCCTACCATGGACCAAATTCAGGGCAAAGTAACCCGCCAAATGACGGGGCATCAAGCCGCTCAATTGCGCCCGTATTATCATTTTGTCAAAGCCGAAGAAGAGCGTAAGGCGCTTACCAATGAAATTGTTAAATCGACCCTCAAGCCTGACGTTACTTATACCAACCCCCAAATCAAAAATACCAATCTCAACTCAGACGAAGTAAACAAACCGTTTATTTTTAGTGTTGACATCGTCCTAAAAAGTGTGGTAGAACGGGCGGGGAAAAAGTATTTGTTTAAGGTAGGAGAATTGATTGGGCCGCAGGTAGAAATGTACAACGAACGCGCCCGTCAGTATCCCATTGATATGGGCAACGCTCACGCCTACAAACGCCTGATGAAAGTAAAGATTCCTGAGGGATATAAAGTGAGTGGTTTGGAAAGCCTTCGCCGCAACATCACGGATGGCAGAAATCCCGCAGTTATGGGCTTTGTTTCTGATTATAAATTGGAAGGAAACCTACTCACAATTACCATCGACGAGTTTTACAAGGAAGTATTACAACCGATTGATATTTACGAGCCTTTCCAAAAAGTGATTAACGCCGCTGCTGATTTTAACAAAGTAACGCTCTTATTGGAGAAAAAATAA
- a CDS encoding TIGR04282 family arsenosugar biosynthesis glycosyltransferase, whose translation MNCTLIVFVKNPVRGKVKTRVAATVGDEKAVEVYVELLNHTKRVIQEWFLTREESQKKKVVIYYGDFVNREDVWSNVGFLKKMQPSVPDLGARMKAAFEEELNEDAERVVIVGSDCLALCAHHLSHAFSELQQYDVVIGPADDGGYYLLGMKQMYAFLFENKSWSQPSLLAETLVDAEAHLITVKLGETLSDIDTWEDYLRESARLPSL comes from the coding sequence ATGAATTGTACGCTTATTGTTTTTGTAAAAAATCCAGTTCGAGGAAAAGTGAAGACCCGAGTGGCAGCTACGGTAGGGGATGAGAAAGCCGTGGAAGTCTATGTAGAACTGCTAAATCACACCAAAAGGGTAATTCAAGAATGGTTTTTAACCCGTGAAGAAAGCCAAAAGAAAAAAGTGGTGATTTATTATGGCGATTTCGTAAACCGAGAGGATGTGTGGTCGAACGTCGGTTTTCTAAAAAAAATGCAACCCAGCGTCCCCGACTTAGGCGCTCGAATGAAAGCCGCGTTTGAAGAAGAACTCAATGAAGACGCAGAACGCGTAGTGATTGTAGGCAGCGATTGCCTAGCGTTATGTGCCCACCATCTATCGCACGCATTTTCAGAACTTCAGCAGTACGATGTAGTGATAGGTCCTGCCGACGATGGAGGGTATTATTTGCTGGGAATGAAGCAGATGTATGCTTTTTTGTTTGAAAATAAATCATGGAGTCAGCCGTCGCTATTAGCGGAGACGTTGGTCGATGCCGAAGCGCATCTGATAACGGTTAAGTTGGGAGAAACCCTGTCAGACATTGATACGTGGGAGGATTATTTGCGGGAATCTGCACGGCTTCCCTCACTGTAA
- a CDS encoding amino acid permease, translated as MSNSLFRKKSVSQVLKDIKTGEDGHGSMAKVLSVKDLTSFGIAAIIGGGIFSTIGNASYDGGAAVSLLFVFIAFACAFTGLCYAQFASTIPVSGSAYTYTYVSFGELLAWIIGWALILEYAVSNMVIAIGWSGYFMEMLERFGIHFPEYLATDFISARDGFNEFQEVIKAGGVPNPRLVSQEEAFRTAPMIGGFKILMNIPAALVTVFITVLAYIGIKESRTTGNALVLFKVIVILAVIIIGAFYVNPENWKPFAPNGMNGVLLGVSAVFFSFIGFDSVSTTAEECQNPQRDLPRSIIYSLIICTILYVTIALVLNGMVSHKELKVDDPLAYVFKSVSQNAVGWQKSFLSSLSGIIAVSAVVAMTSALLAYQIGQPRIWMTMSRDGLLPKSFGKIHPKYKTPSFSTILTGILVAIPSLFMNMKFVTDLTSVGTLFAFIIVCAGILYLDKHKTPSKFKVPYVNGKYTVGVLMVAALAWTYSQGGFVEHLSEKPLLIVLWLVWLGLAIASFLQSFSLLPVLGILTNLYLMTELGISNWIMFLIWLIIGLVIYFGYGYRKSNLVGKG; from the coding sequence ATGAGTAATTCTCTCTTTCGAAAGAAATCGGTAAGCCAAGTTTTGAAAGACATCAAAACGGGCGAAGATGGCCACGGCAGCATGGCCAAAGTCTTGAGTGTAAAAGATTTGACCTCATTTGGAATTGCGGCCATCATTGGAGGAGGAATTTTTAGTACCATCGGAAACGCCAGCTACGACGGAGGAGCGGCGGTCTCGCTTTTATTTGTTTTTATTGCCTTTGCCTGTGCGTTTACGGGTTTGTGTTATGCCCAATTCGCCTCCACCATTCCCGTTAGTGGAAGTGCTTATACCTATACCTACGTTTCGTTTGGGGAGCTATTGGCTTGGATTATTGGCTGGGCGCTGATTTTGGAATACGCCGTTAGTAACATGGTGATTGCCATCGGTTGGTCGGGGTATTTTATGGAAATGTTAGAGCGATTTGGCATTCATTTCCCCGAATACTTAGCCACAGATTTTATCTCAGCCCGCGATGGATTTAACGAATTTCAGGAAGTAATAAAGGCGGGAGGAGTTCCTAATCCACGCTTGGTGTCTCAAGAAGAAGCCTTCCGTACGGCACCCATGATTGGCGGATTCAAAATATTGATGAATATTCCTGCGGCATTGGTGACGGTTTTCATCACAGTTTTGGCCTACATCGGCATCAAAGAATCCCGTACGACGGGCAATGCGTTGGTATTGTTTAAAGTGATTGTGATTTTGGCGGTTATCATCATTGGGGCTTTTTACGTTAACCCAGAAAATTGGAAGCCTTTTGCCCCCAATGGCATGAACGGGGTGTTGCTTGGTGTATCAGCGGTGTTTTTCTCGTTTATTGGTTTTGATTCCGTTTCAACAACGGCCGAAGAATGTCAGAATCCGCAGCGCGACTTGCCGCGTTCGATTATTTATTCGCTCATCATTTGTACCATTTTATACGTAACCATTGCCCTTGTTCTGAACGGTATGGTGTCGCACAAAGAACTCAAAGTGGATGACCCACTGGCTTACGTGTTCAAGAGTGTTTCTCAAAATGCGGTAGGCTGGCAGAAGTCGTTTTTATCGTCATTATCAGGAATCATCGCCGTGAGCGCCGTGGTCGCGATGACGAGTGCGCTGTTGGCCTATCAAATCGGCCAGCCACGGATTTGGATGACGATGAGCCGCGATGGGTTGCTGCCAAAGTCGTTTGGTAAAATTCACCCTAAGTACAAAACGCCCTCATTTTCAACGATTTTGACGGGGATTCTGGTAGCTATTCCATCGTTGTTTATGAACATGAAGTTCGTCACCGACCTGACCAGTGTAGGAACGTTGTTTGCCTTTATCATCGTGTGTGCGGGTATTTTGTACCTCGACAAGCATAAAACTCCTTCTAAGTTTAAAGTACCTTATGTAAACGGGAAATATACCGTAGGCGTATTGATGGTTGCGGCCTTGGCTTGGACTTACTCACAAGGAGGTTTTGTAGAACACCTTAGCGAAAAGCCATTATTGATTGTGCTGTGGTTGGTGTGGTTGGGTTTAGCCATCGCGAGTTTTCTGCAAAGCTTTTCTTTACTGCCTGTTTTGGGAATTTTAACCAACTTGTATTTGATGACCGAATTGGGTATCTCCAACTGGATAATGTTCCTGATTTGGTTGATTATCGGCCTAGTGATTTACTTTGGCTATGGCTATCGTAAGAGCAACTTGGTGGGTAAAGGCTAA
- a CDS encoding helix-turn-helix domain-containing protein: MDYKTLRELVRQGEGKHIEFKLKTNHPEKIVREIVAFANSGGGYLFIGVGDDRSIKGLKYSDEDEYLLVRAIEKYCSPGIEYEIERIPIGEERDVLVFTILPSPKRPHYVLQPAETPVVTAKPLAKTPPQKSHKNASSSPNLVKKTYIRVADRSIQASWEMREILRRQDDDRNVKFQYGDKERKLMQHLDQHQSVTVADFASVAGISRNIASKTLVLLVLANVLDVHPDETVDRFTVHA; this comes from the coding sequence ATGGACTACAAGACACTCCGCGAATTGGTCAGGCAGGGTGAAGGAAAGCACATTGAGTTTAAACTCAAGACCAATCACCCCGAAAAAATTGTCCGCGAAATCGTCGCATTCGCCAACTCGGGCGGCGGCTACCTCTTTATCGGAGTAGGCGACGACCGCAGCATCAAGGGCCTCAAATACTCCGACGAAGACGAATACCTGCTCGTGCGAGCCATTGAAAAATACTGTTCTCCTGGCATTGAGTACGAAATCGAACGAATTCCTATTGGGGAAGAGCGTGATGTTTTGGTCTTCACCATTTTGCCGAGCCCAAAACGTCCTCACTACGTTTTACAACCTGCGGAAACACCCGTAGTCACGGCTAAACCATTGGCAAAAACGCCCCCTCAAAAGAGCCATAAAAACGCATCGTCATCCCCTAACTTAGTCAAAAAAACCTACATCCGCGTAGCCGACCGCTCGATTCAGGCGAGTTGGGAAATGAGAGAAATTTTACGCCGTCAAGACGACGACCGTAACGTCAAATTTCAATATGGCGACAAAGAGCGAAAGCTTATGCAGCACTTAGACCAGCACCAGAGTGTGACGGTGGCGGATTTTGCAAGTGTGGCGGGAATTTCGCGAAATATCGCCTCTAAGACCCTCGTATTGCTCGTTTTGGCCAACGTTCTGGATGTTCATCCCGACGAAACGGTTGACCGTTTTACGGTACACGCCTAG
- a CDS encoding DUF4286 family protein: MILYSVTVNIDPAIEQDWLQWMKAIHMPEVMATGLLEGSKLLRLLTEIESEGITYSCQYYFPSMEAYFTYQQIHSSELQQKHHDRYVNKYVSFRTLLEEV; encoded by the coding sequence ATGATTCTGTATAGCGTCACAGTAAACATTGACCCAGCCATCGAACAAGACTGGTTGCAGTGGATGAAGGCAATACACATGCCCGAAGTAATGGCAACAGGACTGCTCGAAGGTAGCAAATTGCTTCGCTTACTTACCGAAATTGAGAGTGAAGGAATTACGTATTCCTGTCAATACTATTTTCCATCCATGGAGGCTTATTTTACGTATCAACAAATTCATTCGTCGGAGCTTCAACAAAAGCACCACGACCGTTACGTTAATAAGTACGTGTCATTTAGAACGCTTCTGGAAGAAGTTTAA
- the pbpC gene encoding penicillin-binding protein 1C has translation MTKKRAFWLPISLFIALLVIDLAFPFRVNPRYSTLVTASDGTVLHAFLNEEDKWRLYTELDEITPLLRQTILQKEDRYFYYHFGINPVSVGRALAKNLTTGRRTSGASTITMQVVRLLEPRKRTYGSKIIEMLRAMQLEWHYSKDEILQLYLNLIPYGSNVEGIKSASMLYFGKLPQVLSLAEITTLTIIPNRPSSLRLGRKNPYIVQERNKWLRRFEKAGLFDPQVIEDALREPLRAERREAPKLAPHLAIRLRKQYPQLPIVRSTLVPARQTQAEQLTRNYVNRLRSMNIHNAAVVVINNETMNVEAYVGSADFNNPYDGGQVDGVRAVRSPGSTLKPLLYAVGFDKGLITPKTALNDVPTNFGGFEPENFDRRFNGKVTVEFALANSLNIPAVKVLSDLTPSVLIDYLKKADFQTVKKQSAGLGLSMILGGCGVTLEELTRLFATFAHEGQLKGLHYTLDDRLNATSSPALLLAGEGGKKKPNSQRAEGVGERLISPEATYLITSILTQVTRPDLPNNFDNTYHLPRIAWKTGTSYGKKDAWSIGYNRRFTVGVWVGNFSGAGVPELNGANIATPLLFDIFNTLDYNSPTGWFKSAPDVVRRKVCAESGDVPSEFCTHQLLDYAIMGVSSTRKCQHVKWVFTDPTGQRSYCTECLPDSGYVKKLYPNLAPELMAYYELNRVPYAKIPPHNPACTRVLEVGAPVIISPNDGSEYFLEGQQMQLACQAANDVKEVYWYLNDRLYQKTSPQQPLFVTPPLGKVKISCSDDKGRNTDVRINVVAVN, from the coding sequence ATGACAAAAAAACGGGCTTTTTGGCTTCCGATAAGCCTCTTTATCGCGTTGTTAGTGATTGATTTAGCTTTCCCTTTTCGGGTAAATCCTCGCTACTCCACCTTAGTGACGGCATCGGACGGAACAGTGCTGCACGCCTTCCTCAACGAAGAAGACAAATGGCGACTCTACACCGAACTCGACGAGATTACGCCCCTACTTCGCCAGACTATTCTCCAAAAAGAAGACCGCTATTTTTATTACCACTTTGGCATCAATCCTGTGTCGGTAGGAAGGGCATTGGCCAAAAACCTCACCACGGGGCGGCGCACGTCGGGGGCATCGACCATTACGATGCAGGTGGTGCGCCTGCTCGAACCCCGAAAACGTACGTACGGGAGTAAAATCATCGAAATGTTGCGGGCGATGCAGCTCGAATGGCATTATTCGAAAGACGAAATTTTACAACTTTACCTTAACCTGATTCCGTACGGCAGCAACGTGGAAGGCATTAAGTCGGCGTCGATGTTGTATTTTGGAAAACTACCTCAAGTGCTGAGTTTGGCCGAAATTACGACGCTGACGATTATTCCCAACCGCCCTTCTAGCCTACGTTTGGGACGAAAAAATCCCTACATCGTACAAGAACGCAACAAATGGCTTCGACGCTTTGAGAAGGCGGGTTTGTTTGACCCGCAAGTGATTGAAGATGCCCTGCGCGAACCCCTCCGCGCCGAGCGTCGGGAGGCGCCCAAGTTGGCTCCGCATTTGGCGATTCGTTTACGGAAACAATATCCTCAGCTCCCCATCGTCCGAAGTACCCTCGTGCCTGCGCGCCAAACCCAAGCCGAGCAATTGACCCGCAACTACGTGAACCGCCTGCGAAGCATGAACATCCACAACGCGGCGGTGGTGGTCATCAACAACGAAACCATGAACGTGGAAGCCTATGTAGGGTCGGCCGATTTTAACAACCCCTACGACGGTGGCCAAGTGGATGGCGTACGGGCGGTACGCTCGCCAGGCAGTACGCTGAAACCCTTGCTGTATGCCGTGGGGTTTGACAAAGGATTGATTACGCCCAAGACGGCCCTCAACGACGTTCCGACCAATTTTGGAGGCTTTGAACCCGAAAATTTTGACCGACGGTTCAACGGAAAAGTGACCGTTGAGTTTGCCCTCGCCAATTCCCTCAACATCCCCGCTGTGAAAGTCCTCAGCGACCTGACGCCCAGCGTGTTGATTGACTACCTCAAAAAAGCCGATTTTCAAACTGTTAAAAAACAATCGGCGGGGTTGGGCTTGTCGATGATTTTGGGCGGCTGCGGTGTCACTCTCGAAGAACTCACCCGACTCTTTGCCACCTTTGCGCACGAAGGGCAATTGAAGGGGCTGCATTATACGTTGGATGACAGGTTAAATGCAACTTCATCCCCAGCCCTTCTCCTTGCAGGAGAAGGGGGTAAAAAAAAACCTAACTCGCAGCGTGCGGAGGGAGTTGGGGAGCGGTTAATTTCTCCCGAGGCCACGTACCTCATTACCAGCATCCTGACGCAAGTAACGCGCCCCGATTTGCCCAATAATTTTGATAATACTTACCATTTGCCGCGCATTGCGTGGAAAACGGGCACTTCGTACGGTAAAAAAGACGCTTGGAGCATTGGCTACAACCGCCGTTTTACGGTGGGCGTGTGGGTGGGAAATTTTTCGGGAGCGGGTGTGCCTGAGCTGAATGGCGCCAATATTGCCACTCCTCTGTTGTTTGATATTTTTAACACCCTCGACTATAACTCTCCTACGGGTTGGTTCAAATCAGCACCCGATGTGGTTCGCCGAAAAGTGTGTGCCGAAAGCGGCGACGTGCCGAGCGAGTTTTGTACGCACCAACTCCTCGATTACGCCATCATGGGCGTGTCTTCGACGCGCAAATGCCAACACGTAAAATGGGTGTTTACCGACCCGACAGGGCAGCGTTCGTACTGCACGGAGTGCTTGCCCGACAGTGGTTACGTCAAAAAGTTGTATCCTAACCTCGCCCCCGAACTGATGGCGTATTACGAACTCAATCGCGTTCCCTACGCCAAAATCCCACCGCACAATCCCGCCTGCACGCGGGTGCTGGAGGTGGGCGCGCCCGTGATTATCAGCCCCAACGACGGCAGTGAGTATTTTTTGGAAGGGCAGCAGATGCAATTGGCCTGCCAAGCCGCCAACGACGTAAAAGAAGTGTATTGGTACCTCAACGACCGTTTGTACCAAAAAACCTCGCCCCAGCAACCGCTTTTTGTAACCCCACCGCTGGGAAAAGTAAAAATCTCGTGCAGCGACGATAAAGGGCGAAATACGGATGTGAGGATTAACGTAGTTGCGGTAAATTAG